TTTTagtaataaacattttttttaagttgtaagCACATCTTACAGATTTGGAAAGGATTTTCCTGAGAGTCCGTGAACGCATCGAAAGGCAGTAAAAGGTATGAGGTTGCGTCTCCCCGTTAGGTTAGGTAGCGGTCCTGTGCTAACTTCGTAGCTAACAATGCCTGGGAAATGTAAATTCCAAGACTCCTGGCTGTCAAAAGGAATTTACAATGAATGGCTGGTAAAGGACGCCCAGGACATTCACTTTGCCCGATGCAGGGCTTGTTGTAAATCCATCAAACTTCAGACCATGGGCGAGGCTGCTCTCACCAGCCACGCAGGGGGAGCTGGCCACAAAGCAGCGGTGCGCAAGCTACTGGAAGGTAGCTTAGCTTTAGTTACATCTGGAAAACCATTTACTGAactaaaatgtgcaaaagtaTAAGCATACATGTGACATTGACGGAGCCATTGTTGTTACAGGCTAGCTGATAtaagtgtgttgtgttgtagTTGTTGGTGGGCGTGTGTTATTGCTGTCTAAACGTGTGAGTGTTATTACCTGAGCACCAGGTCAACAAGTATTCTTTATGTGCATGTTTAAGATGAAAACAGTGTGGAGAGAGCAGTAACATTAACTCATTATTATGGTTAATGCTGCTCAGTTTCAGACTCATTTTCCGTAATATGATATCTTTAAAAAACCCAGAAAAGACATCATTACCTTCTAGTGGAGATGAGAAGCAGCATCATCTACTCaggtgtctttgtgttattcatttataatcatGGTTATTAAGATTTCCGGGTTCATTCAATCTTTCTTAAACCTTGTAATGCTTTTTAGTTTATTTGAGAAAATGCTGATTTGAATTTTTAATATGCTTGGTTAATATAAAGCATGTCATTGCATATTTTCTAAGTGAAGAGGTTGTTATTCTTACAGAGGGGTAGAAGTAAAATGTACTTAATGTTCCTTTTCcaaggcaggttttttttttgcagtttttttttttattcttaggCCTACATGTTAATTAGAAGTGTCCGTTGACAGTACACCCTGATACAGGctacaacacaacaacactgattTTGATTTTTGGCAGTGGCACACTGAAGTGGATAGAATCGTTGCTGCCATGACAACTGGAACAGACTGATCCATTTTTAAAAGTCCTTTTAGAAAGTTTCTGATTGGATTCATTGATCAGTTTAACAGTTCAACTCGATTCTATTTTAGTATTAATAGATTTAATCGTTTGATTTCCTCCCACTACCAACTGATGTCACTACCTTTAAATACAGTGttattaaatatgttaaatgtttaattgcTTCTTTTGTATTCATTTGTAGTCATGCTTAACTACTAACAAAGTCTGGACATTTTTAtaggtgtttattttttaattataattgATAAGTCAGTAATTCATTTGTTCTTAGAACTAATCATACGAGATGTGAGTGATTTGTTGAATGGGGACATGTACCTAATTCCACCAGAGGGGGGCAGTGTCTGTCTATTTTCCTCCTACACATTAACCTGCTGtccctccctgtctgtctcactgtcctttttttctttttaacaggcAATGTGATGTTGATAAATGCTGCTGGTCAGACGAATGGCACAGTGAGTCGGGTAAATATCTACAATCATTTTGGTTTAAACTTATTTCAGGCAAAAACATCAGAATGTAAACcaatgaacaaaataaaatgaaacctCCAACAGCTCACGTGAACAGTCAGCGGTAATGAATTAACTTAAAAATGTCTCGCTGTCTCAGACTGAGGACAGCAAGGAGCAAGTGGCCATCTGCGTCCAGCATGACTCCTCGGACAGAATATCAGGCAGCGACTGGACAGATCAACACCACAGCCCTACTACTAACTCCAGCTCCCACAATGCAGAGCTACAAGATGTGGCTTTTCCTGCTGCCTACTTCACAGCACCAGGTACCCAATGATGAAGCCCTACAAGCTGCAACAACATTTATGACCTACAAACATTTGCATAGTGGACTTTCTGTTAGCgtggaaaaaaatctgtgttgttctccgatttGTGGACGCCCTTTTTTATATTGGAAATATGCCCTCAGAAACACAACTTTCACCTCATTGACTTATTTtcctctgacctcacaggtaCCTCCAGGCTCACCAGCCACCGTCTCCACCCGGCAGTGGGCGAGACGGAGGAATCCGGCCACGGCTCGTCTCGGCAGGACTCCATCGACCTGTCGAGACTGGAGTTCCAGCAGAGGACGGACgctctggagcagcagcagcagatgaaaATCCTGGAATGGGAGAACAGGATGAAGGTGCTGGCGTGGGAGCAGGAACTggtgagggagaagaggagagcgGCGCGGCAGAAGGAGAAGGCCTTCAGGATGAAGAAGGCCTACTACAAAGCCAAGTTAAGGAGGATATGCCAGGATGTGCCGCCAtcttcctccagcagcagcgatgaagaggagaaaacatcTAACCCAACAGGATAAACTGTTTTATACTTGTATTTTTACAAGTGGTtgtttaaatattgtattttatgtctaTATGCCATGATACTGTCACTATTTTTATACATCGTTTTATATTGTAATGCAAAGGAAAGGTATTCTGTAAACTTACATCAGCTGTCCTTGCACAGGAAGGAAATCCACTTTTCCTTCTGCATGAGGCGCCTTTGGTTCTTTTAAAGTAGAAAGCAAGACAAATCACACTCAAGTAGAAGTAGTGCTACTTCAAAGCCACTGTGAGGAGATCTTAGCTGGCTATGAAACCgactgaaatgaatattgaTGACTCTTTATGAACTGCAAGAGCAAAAGAGATCATCAGCACAAAGATGGAGTACTCCTATACTGATGGTTTAATGACTGTAACAGCTGCTAAAGTAAAGCAGGTAAACATGTAATCAGATAACACTACTAAGATCAGTAAGGAAATAAGAGATCtggctttgtccacagggggcgccaacatcaaaacacaaaagttCCTCACGGTAGCTTTAAAGGACTAGTTGGAGTACCTGAGTTTCAGACTACtccaaaaagtacaaaaaatagCTCCTGGTGAGTAACATTATACAATTTTATCACAAGAACTGTTGTCCAATTAATCTGCAATGTGATGGTCATCTTTCCTGTTTTAGTGTCTTTTCACAAAGACATCCAAAACTAACTAAAGTATTTGAGTAAAATACTCGATCTAAAAGCAATCCAGGTGAAAGAAGTGGCACTTAATGACCTACAACACTGAAGTACTCAGATGATACAGAATAAATGCTATGCTGTGTTAAATGGTTGAGATGATCCAGTTTTATCTGTAATTTTTGAATGTGTGGTTTAAGTATTGCAAATGATTTGATGTctattaatgtttgttttaagtttctGTGAAGGTCAAAGCTTGTTGTAGGATGACCTTTATATGAAAATATAATCCCTGCACATGTAgaaaaatggatgaatgaacaaTCTGTCAGAATACTTTTACAAGCAAAGCGTCTTTTCTTGTGCCctttaaacacaatattagcTTCAAATGTGATTTCTGGCTTTGTAAGTACATTTGCAAATTGGGTTTCACTACATGCATTTGACAAATCTGAGAAAAGAAACAATACATGGGCAAATAATCAAAATCAACAGACAAAAATACAGCCTGTCATTACATGAACATTAAAACTACAACTGATAAAATAACTTAACTGgtaaaagttaaacatttagTCCTGATGTTGGGTATTGTTGATAGTAAAAGTTGAtggtaaaataaatgcatacGCTTCTAGACAGGCAACATGAGGTCGCTGACTGTTCTAAAAAACAATTCACAGCCACCAGATTGCATCCAGAGTCAACATATTTGATATATTGAAGTTAAATGTCAGGATATCCCACCACTAACATCACTGTacaaagaaacagttttttaaatggaatctgaaaaaaagaaagaaaagtatatCAACCAACCTGTCTGTACTGCAATCCTCCCGTTGTTAGCGATCGGACTTATTCTAAAGATCTTACTCAGCATAGTAAGGTTATCGTAGAGACATGCAAGCTGTTTACCATGCTTACATGTGTCACCCTAATCTGCTTGACAATGCAGAAACATGAGAGAAGTATGGATCCTGTCATCTAGTTATGCATAAAAAGCTGAATAAACAACATATTCCTTTAATTTTTCTAAAAAGAAATTCTCATAGGATTTGAAACTAActcaaaaaatatgaaatgtaaatggGACATTGCTCAGCTGGTTGAAATTCAAAGTTTCCTGAGGCCTCATTATACTGCGCCTCAGCTGGGTGCTTTTATGTAGAGAAGACGTTTTCTTGCTGGGAATCAAGGTGGCAGCTGAACATCTCTGACTTCTCTGAAAGTGACAGAATTCTTTGAGATTCAAGTTAGAGAGAGAGCTTTTCAGAAAGACACACATCCCTCTGTCAGATTGTTTTCTCTGCTCCGTTTTTCGCACCTGGAAATGTCTGTCCTCATGAATATGAAACAGCAAACCTtgttctgtcacacacacacacacacacacacacacacttggaataaatacaaacagcCGTGTataagtcatttttttaatgtccaacaTTTCTCTTGTTTCCGTGGTAACAGGGGAACAGCTGTTTCCATGCCGCCGTCCCTCGCAGACAGCAGGATAGAAGGCATCCCATAATGAACACACAAATCTAACAAAGACAATCTCCCATCCCTCCTCCTTTCctgtctctgactctctctctctctccctttatGTATTTTTGTCAGAGCACATCAGAACATTTTAGACTCTGAACTCTTTTAGTTGTTTAGTCTCTTCTGGCGCTCCTATTGGTCCGGACAAGGCTGAAAGAGTTTTCCCTGTAACGGCCTTTAACGGTGGAAGAAGGAAAAGGTTTGACCTGGGACATATTTTCATGATTTACATCCAGTTTTGAAATCTTAGTTTTGATGTTAAGATGTCTTTCTGTTTGCGATAACTACCTTTATATAGGCCTGAACTTTCATTTACTTTAGTCCAATTCTCCACAAGCATAGCTCCAATATTTAAATAAGAAC
This region of Labrus bergylta chromosome 12, fLabBer1.1, whole genome shotgun sequence genomic DNA includes:
- the LOC136181095 gene encoding uncharacterized protein isoform X2, with the translated sequence MPGKCKFQDSWLSKGIYNEWLVKDAQDIHFARCRACCKSIKLQTMGEAALTSHAGGAGHKAAVRKLLEGNVMLINAAGQTNGTTEDSKEQVAICVQHDSSDRISGSDWTDQHHSPTTNSSSHNAELQDVAFPAAYFTAPGTSRLTSHRLHPAVGETEESGHGSSRQDSIDLSRLEFQQRTDALEQQQQMKILEWENRMKVLAWEQELVREKRRAARQKEKAFRMKKAYYKAKLRRICQDVPPSSSSSSDEEEKTSNPTG
- the LOC136181095 gene encoding uncharacterized protein isoform X1, with protein sequence MPGKCKFQDSWLSKGIYNEWLVKDAQDIHFARCRACCKSIKLQTMGEAALTSHAGGAGHKAAVRKLLEGNVMLINAAGQTNGTVSRTEDSKEQVAICVQHDSSDRISGSDWTDQHHSPTTNSSSHNAELQDVAFPAAYFTAPGTSRLTSHRLHPAVGETEESGHGSSRQDSIDLSRLEFQQRTDALEQQQQMKILEWENRMKVLAWEQELVREKRRAARQKEKAFRMKKAYYKAKLRRICQDVPPSSSSSSDEEEKTSNPTG